The stretch of DNA CTTCCGCGTTAAGCAGGGACAGCTGCCTTAACGCCCTCCTCACCACAAGCCTGGCTAAATAGCCCTCGCCCGAGTTGCTTGGAACTATGCCGTCGCCGAGCATGAGAGCTATGGTCTTGGTGTGGTCTAGAACGCTATACAGCCTGGCCTCCCTGGTGAGAATAGACCTAACAGTCTCAACGTCCCCGCCAGCTAGGGAGGCGACAGTCTGGTAGTAGTTTCTCAGGCTTTCAGGATCCTCTGGGTCTAGGAAGCCTGCGACCCTGAATGCAGCCCACATGACATTTTCATCGGGCTTCTCGACCCCGAGCATCCTCCTGAAGTCGTCCACTAGGCTGCCGTATATTGCGTGGAATGCGGTGGGCGTCTTCTGGGTAAACCAGGCGAGCCTCTCAACCCCATAGCCGGTGTCCACTATCTTAAGAGGTATCTCCTCGTACCTACCATCGACTACTCTATATTTCATGAACACCAGCGTGGCTAGCTCTAGCCCTCCAACGGCCACCTCAAAGCTAGGGCCAGCGTTACCACCGCCTTCCCACCACGACTCCTTGAACACTATGAGCTCGGGAGGTATCCCGAGGACCTGGGTGAAGAACTCGAAGGCGAGCCGGACAGTCTCCTCCTTCCAGTAAACCTGCCTGTCGGGATAGTTGAAGGCATGGTGTGCCGCCATCTCGAACGATGTTAGGTGCCTCCCTATCGTTATTCCAACGTTGTCAATATCCTCAAGCCTTATACTCGGCTGGCTTATGACAAGGGGGTTAGCAGGCGGCGGCACTAGACCGCTGGTGACGTGGGGCTGGAAAACTACGATACTAGCTATGGTGAGGTAGAGATCTTCCCTCCACCTAGCAACCACGGGCCTCGGGGGAACCCTTGTGTGGCCGTGCTTCTCGAAGAAGCTTAGAAAAGCCTCGCGCGCCTCTCCAACGCTCATGCCGCTTACAGACTTGACCTTGTCGAACCAGTATTCGACACAGGGGGTGTCCTGAGGCTCGCTGAACTCTGGGTTTAAAGTCCAGAACGCCTCCCTACACCTAGCACCCTCCTTCCTGACGAAACCCATCTCCTTAAAGAACTCTAGCTTATACTCGGCGGGGTCTACCTCGACCAGTCTTCCACACCCCTTGAATCAAAGAACTTAGTGCAGGGGGGCTAAATGTGTCTCAACACTAAAACAGGCGAGACTTCACTGCAGGCCTAAACAAAAGTTGGGCGGCGGAAAAGTGTGCGGGAGTGTTGGAGAGAAGAAGGAGGTAATAGCGGGGCCTGGCCGATTTTGGTCTGCCAGCTCTCAGAAGCCGAACATGCCTGAGAGGCCGGAGAGGTCGACCTCTTCCTCCTTCTTCTCCTCTTCCTCTTCTTTCTTCTCCTCCTCGGCTTTCTCCTCTGCTGCTGGTGCCGCTGCCGGGGCGGCCGCTGCGGCTGCCACAGGAGCCGCCACGGCCTGCTTCAGCACTTCCTCCAGGTTAACCTCCTCCAGGCTGGCTACTAGCATCTTTATCTTTGCCTCGTCGACTTGCATGCCGATGGCTTCAGCAGCCTTCTTGAGGGTCTCTTCGTCTATCTTGCCGCCCGCGTAGTATATGGCCAGGGCGAGGTGTATGTACGCCTTGCCCTCCTGAGCCATGTCATATCACCCTAATCCTCTCCCGAATGTCACCTATTCGCCCTAATAAGGGTTTAGAAGCCGCCGAATATGCTGTCGAGGCCGCTGAGCTCTTGGTCTTCCTTCTTCTCCTCTTCCTCTTCTTTCTTCTCCTCCTCGGCTTTCTCCTCTGCTGCTGGTGCCGCTGCCGGGGCGGCCTCCTCTATACCGAGTTCTCTTGCCTTGTCGCCGAGCAGGGCCACCACTGCGGCCTCCTCTGCTATGGCCTTCCTGACTACATCCTCTACGGTTCCAGGCGCTATGAACCCTGTCTCGGCAGCTAGGGCGGAGGCGGCGAGAGCCGCCTTCACTATGGCTGACTCTACAGCCTCAGGCACTGGCATATAGACGATCTCCGTTGCGAGGCCTAGGGCCTCCTTTGCTGCGTCTATTACATCGCCTCTGAAAGCCTCTATGTCTGGCCTCAGGAGGTCCTCAGTTATGAGCACGCCCCCGTCTATAGCGAACTTTACTCTAACTCCCTTCTCAATGGGTCTTATGCCCAGAGCCATTAGGAGGCCTGCTAGGTCTTCGCTTATAACGTCGCCTGGCTTGGCAACGACGGTCTCCTTTGCAATGTATATCTTACCGCCCCTAACCTGATACTGTATTCGGAGCTTTCCAAAGACGCTTAGTATGGGCCCGGGGGTGAGGTTTGTCATCCCCTCGGGTATCCTGATCTCCGTCTCGGCTTTATCCCCTGGCTTGACGGGCATGGCGACCTTCTCCTTCTCAACCTCCTTAACTATTTTGAATGGGTTGCCGTCGGCGAAGACTAGGAGCATCTGCCCTCTGACTAGATCGTCAAGCAGATTATCATCCAGCTCCAGGCCAGCAGCCTTCATGGCCCTCAGTATGATCCTCTTCTTAGCCACCATCATGGGATACTTCTTCCACAGCTTCTTCCTAACCCTCTGCACCACGAAGGTTGGCGTTCCCGTAAGGTCTGCAAACAGCACTACCCTGTGCTTACTGAAGAGTTCTTCAAGCTCCCTAAGCATGAGGGTCTTCCACTCGGGTATGGGCTTCTCTCTCTTATACATCTGACCCACGAGGCTCACTACACTCACCCCATCAGCCTATGGCGGGGACCTCTACCGGCGGCCCCATGGTCTTCTTGACATAAATCCTGGAGATCTTACCCCGGCCGAGCCTATTCTCTATAACCTGGAGTACTGCGAGCGCGTTCTCGGCAAGCTCTCTAGGACTCATATCCTCCGTTCCAATCCTGGCCATGACCTGGGGCTGGTTTCTAATCCTAACCCATACGGCAGCCTTATACCTCTCTATCAAATCCTTTATGTTAGCGTTAGGCGGCACCGGTACGGGAGCCTTACCCCTAGGCCCAAGGGCAGGGCCCAGTATACGGCCTGCAAGACCCATGAGGTCTGCTCTCACTAGAACCCAGTAGCACCTCCGTGCCAGCTTCTTAACCTCCCTCTTATTCTGTGACAAGTTCTGTAGGTCCTGCCTGTTTAGGACCTCGACGCCAGCCTCCTTAGCCTGGAGCTCCATGTCTCCGTGCGCCACTACACACACCTTAGCCTCCTTCGGGGGCCTGTTGGGGAGGAATACCGTCTCCCTTATCCTCGCCTGCGGGCTCTTCAAATCTATATCCTTGAGGGCAACTATAATCTCTACTGACTGCTTGAACCTCTTGCCCCTGCCAAGCTTGAGAGACTTGTCTATAGCCTCCTCTATGCTGGCGAGCACCGTTTCCTGCGACAAGCATCACACCCCCTATTGGCCTAGAACAGCATAGGGGATATATTATTAGCCTTCCGCCTCCTCCCACTTCTCCTCGTACTTGGCTAGGACTGCGTCGTAAACACCCTCATCAACCTGTCTCGTAACTTCCTTGGGGTCCTTGCCGTCTACGGTTACACCTATACTCCTGGCCGAGCCTAGTATGGTCTTAACAGCTGCCTTCAGCGTCTTCGCGAGCAGGTCCGGCTTCTTCTCGATGGCAATCTCAACAATCTTCTCGAAGGGTAGGTCCCCTATCTTCTGGTGGATAGGATCCCCGCTGGGCGCCTTAGCGCTCACCGCCTTCAGCAGCAGCTCGGTGGTGGAGGGCTTCACCTGGCTTCCCTTTACCATAACGCTTACACCCTCAGAGAGCTAGAGTCGTACCTAGGGTTAAATGCGTAAACAAGCCGGGGCGTCGCCGGGTGGCTCGGGCTTACTCCTCCACGGGCCTGACCTCGTCGATGGGTATAGTGGCGGTGGCTCTGAAGAGCGGCTCGAGCAGGGATACAGTGACCTGGCCCTTTGACTGGTTAACGTCTATAACCCTAGCCTTCATGCCCTTGAACGCTCCAGCAACTATCTCGACAACCTGGCCTGGCTTCAGTGCGGGTATCTCCACCTCAGGCTTTACGAGTTTCATGACCTCCTCGAACTTGAGTATGAGGGGCCTCCTCCGCTTTACATGTCTGAGCCCCCTGGTAGCATCGTACACGTCGCCAGGGTCGTGCGCCTCAAGTATAACATAGCCTTTTATCCGGGGGGGCACTATTATGCTCCTGATGTCCAGTCCTAGGGCTCTCGCCCTCTCCGCTATTATAGTGGCTACGTTGACTTCGGCACCGCTTGTGACTAGTATGGCGTAGAACCTAGCGTCAACACCTCCCTCCAACACCTCTCACCCCGAAGTCAGGATTATATAGCCTAGGTGTATCAGGTATCCTATCCCGCCTACTAGAGCAAACCCCAGCAGGTTTAGTTTTAGGAGCAGCGAGTACTCCTCCTCATCCGGCTTCCTGGCCAGGGTCAGTATACGGCGCCAGGCTACTATGTACTCTCTAGCAATGTCGACTATACCCAATACCCTGTGGCACCCCCCTAAGCCTAGGATCTTCTGAGCCTACTAAGCTTAATAGCCTCCTCAAGGGTTTTCCTCATATTCCTCCAGTGCGCCCCCTCCCAATACACCTTGCCACAGCGGGTGCAGACGTAGAACTTGTCTACAACCCTATATGTGGCCTCCGGCACCCTATCCCTCACTGCCTCCTTATCCACAGGCTCGAGAACGCCGTTGCAGATGGGGCACCTGCTCCTCTCCGGCTCGAGCCTCAGGTCCAAGCCAGCCTTGGCTGAAAGCTCGGCGAGCCTCTCCTCTGTAGAGAGGGATTCTATGTAGATGGATTTTAAACCCATCTTCCTAGCCTTGCTGTGCAGCCATCTGTCCCTCGTTACGATAATCCTTCCAGAACTCTTAGCTATCCTGAGTATCTGCCAGTCCGAGTACGTTCTAGAGTAGAGTGTATCATACCCCATTAGCCTAAGCCACTTAGCCAGGCTGCCGAGCATCGAATCTACTATGAACCTCGCCTCTCCAATCTCCTTATCTCCCCTCCTGCCCACGGGTCTCACCGTCCAAACGGGCGAGAGTTGAAGGATACGTGCCTAGGGGGTACCGAGGTAGTTGGAGGTGGCAGTTGGTGATGAGGCTGGAACTGCGGTTGAGGAGTTAGCTACTCTTTTTTGTTAACAGGAAGTTGGCGAGTTCTAGACCGCTTGTGAAGCCCACCGGCTTCTCGCTATCCACAACTACCACGGCTCTGTACCTCTTCTCCAACATCTTCTCAGCCGCCTCAGCGAGGCTTGCATCAGGCGTCACTACAGGTGGCCTCATCCTTATAGCGTCGGCTACTATCACGTATTTCAGAGGGGTATGCCTCTTGGGCTCTCCCCTGGCGAGGTTGTAGAAGCTCTTTATAATTGCCATCAGCTCGTCTAGACCTACTACTCCGACAAAGCGGCCTTCATCCATGACCGGTATAACGCTTATGTCATATTCGTATAGTAGCTGCCTTACGTGGAGTATCCTTGTCTGTAGGTTGACGCTGACTAGAAAAGTCCTCATAACATCCCTAACACTAGTGTCCTGGGAGATCTCGAGGTCCTTAACCAGCCTGGCTAGCTCAAACCTCGTTATACCCCCCTCTACAACACCCCCCGCGCCAACCACGGGGACGCTGGTGAACATCCCGTTAGCCATCGTCTCAAGAGCATGTGACACCTCTCTACCGACCTCAACATACTTTACCGGCTCGTTCATGAAACTGCTGCCATGCAGCCCGCCTATATACGCCTGCTTAGTCCTAACAGTGGCAATTTTATCCAGTATATCGCGGAACGTTAGAACCCCCCTTATAGAATTGCCCTCCGTGAGGAAAGCCCTGTCGATCTTAGCCTTCTCGACAGCCTTCAGTATCTCCGCCAGCGAGAAATCCTTATCTAACACGGGAACCTCTTTACCAGCAACCTCCTCGACAGGAGTTGATAGCAGTTGTGCTACACTACTGGTCATGGTCCAACCCCACTTATACACTCAAGACTCCGGGGAAATATAGTTCGAGGCCGGAGGGGCAGTTGCTTGCGGGTTGTTGTAGGGACCTGCGGATTCCAGAAGTCCAGGAAAATGCACTACAAGCTTCTCGACGCCGTTGAAGTCCAGCAGACCTTCTACGACCCGCCCCCCAGGAGTAGGCTGGATAGCTGGAGGAGTGAGGCTCCCGAGGACTTCGAGTTTACCGTTAAGGCTTGGATGCTTGTCACGCATGGCTACAATCCCCGTTTATGGAGGAGGCTGAAGAGGAGGGTTGCAGGCGATAGGAGCGCGTACGGCGGCTTCAAGCTCACCAGAGAGAATCTGTGGGCGTGGAGTGTAACCCTGGAGGCAGCAGAGGCCCTCAAGGCTAGGATCATCGTCGTCCAAACGCCGGCCTCATTTGAAGCATCTATAGAAAACTCGGAGAGGATAGTGGAGTTTTTCAACAAGGCGGAGAGAGGGGGTTTCATAATAGCGTGGGAGCCTAGGGGGGCATGGTGGGAGAATCCTAATCTCCTTGCAGAAACCGCCAGGAAGGCGGGCCTCGTCATAGCTGGTGACGTTCTCAGGGGGAGACTGCCTCCCGATGAGCAGGAGCTGCTTTACGCAAGGCTTCACGGCCTGGGCGGGGGTGAGGTAAACTATAAATATAAATATACAGACGATGATCTGAAGAGGCTGGCCACTACGATTTGTGGAGGCTTGTGGAGCGAGGCATATGTGATGTTCAACAACGTATACTCCTTCGACGATGCTCTAAGGTTTAAACAGGTGCTGAGAGAAGCGTGCAAGCAGTAGCCCGGCGGGCTAAGCGTTATCGCCTCTTACAAGCAATAAACCATACACGGCCTTAACCGATGAACCGCGGCATCCGCGGCGGGCTACAATCAGGAGGGAGCCCGTTGGGGTAGGCCGCGGCGAGGGATGATGGCTTACACGCTTACACCCTTAAGTTGTACAGAGCCTAGCAGCATAGTGGCGGATAGGAGGTTGGAAAGCCGATGCCCAGGGGTGTCTTGAGGTGGCTCGCCTGCAGCATGTGTAGCAGGAGCCCAGCGGCGTATGAGTGTGGAGGCTATCATCTATGCGGCCACTGCTTCCAGCTACTAGGTGCTTACCTCAGGTGTGGAGGGGGGAGGGCTAAGCCTAGGAGGACGGATGTTGATGTGGAGCTGCTGGAGTCTGTTAGGCAGGCGAAAGTGAGAAAAGCTAGGCGCCGACCAACACCTACGCGGTAGCCGGGAGCCGAGCTCGGCATAACCTAGCCAGCTAGGCTGGGCGCCATGTACAGCTCCATCCTCTCGCCGTTCGGGAAAGTATACTCGATCTTCATGGGGTAGTCGCTTGCGAAAGAGACTTTCACGCTCTCCGCAGCTCCCACGGGCTTCGTGGCGATCTCAAGCACCTGCCTAGAATATATAGACTTAGCGTCCTCCTCAACCTCTAGGCTCAAAAGCACGTCACCAGGCTTCATGACCCACTCATACTCCTTCTCCTCCGCCTGGCTCCTAACGACTACCTGGCCCTCGCTGGCCTCGAACTCCGCGAAGTCTCCTACAACCTTTACATCCTGGATCATGGCTTTCAAGTCGTCGGTCAGTATGGTGAAGGATACCGTGGGCTCTAGCTTGAGCCTCCTCATCTCCTCGGCTCCAACAGAAGTTGCGGGAACAAGGAATTTTCTCGAGAACCCTAGTTTTCTATCCCTCAGCTCCACCTCGAGGGCCTGCTCCTCCGCATTCCACTGAAAGATTATGTCGTCGTTCCTCGTAGCCCTTTTAGAGATCTTGTTCAGCTCGTCTGTCCTGAGGACTACCCTCATCTCCTCCTCAACCATATACTCCTCGAAGCTTAGGGAAGGCATCTCCAATATAGCCAGGCTAGTCTTGTCTGGGCTCATTATCCACGCCCTCAAACCGTCTAGAGAGAACTCGAAGACGCCCTCGTCGTTTATCTTAGCCAGGGTCTGGGCTATATACTTGAACTTAGACGAGGCAGTGTATACTAGTCTGAACACTTGTGAACACCCCCTGCCTAGCTAGGGATACACACTCACACAATCTCCACTAGTGTAGGGTGAAGCCGCTAGGATATATAACGTGGATATCTCGGATCTAAACTCTGGGTGCGAAGTATGGCGGATAAGGGTGTTGTGGAGATTATCGTCGACCTGGGTAAGTACAAGTACGTCGAGCTAGAAGCTTCGGAGGCTGAAAGGCTCCTCAAAGAGGTGACGCGGAGGCTTGGCTTCGAGTCGCAGGACGCTAGCGAGACCTACAGGATAATAAGGAATTTCGACGCGTTCTACGACATGGCGAAGAAGAAGTTTAAAGACTACATAGTACCCTCGAAGAGCATGAACGACATGATACTTGGCAAAGTAATAGTTGACAAGGTAAAGCTAGTCAAGGAAGGCGACAAAAGGATAGTTGGCATACACTTCGACAGGAGGATAAGCGAGGATACTCTGGCTGAGATACTAAAGAACATGGGATACCAGGTCTCTATAAAGAGGCTGGAGATAGCTTAACCAAGCCGGTTTTCCTAGGGCTCCTCCTCGGTAGGGCAAGGCAGTGTTATTCTAGGAAAGCCGGGGCCCTCCAGGCCCTCACGGGTAAACGGGCAACATGATATAATGTGTTGAGGAAGGAGGTTGCGGGTTTCCCACATACTATTTAGAACTCTTTTTGGACTTGCTGGACTTGCTTTTGCTTTTAGACTTTCCCCCAGAAGCCTTCTTGGACTTAGACTTAGTTTTCTGGGCTACGGCCTTTTTCTTCTCCTTCTTCTTAGCCCTGGATTTAGCCCTTTTCTTGACCGGTTTCCTAGTCTGTAGTAGCACCTCTTCAATACCCTCTGTGGATAGGAAGGCGAGGGCCTCGCTCACTGTTGCCTCGCCCCTTGCAACGGCCTCAAGCGTGTCAGCTACCTTCAGCATCACATCAATAAGCTCGGGCTTCGTTATGTCGAAAACGTATGCAACCTCTTCCTCAGCCTCCTCGGCCTCCTCGACAGCCTCCTCAGCACCAGCCTCCTCAGTAACAAGCTCCAGGCTCCCCGTCTCCTCCTCGGCTACAGCCTCTTCCTCCCTCTCAACCTCTTCCGACAATAGGAGCCGCACCCTTAAGGTGGATAGGCTTCAAGCCTATTCAACTCTTTCCACACCCGTCTTGCGATCGCGGGGTACTACCACTAGCACCTCACCCCTGCAGCCGTAGTAGACCAGCTCAGCCCCAAGCTCAATCAGCCTTCTCACACTCCACGACTCTCCCTCGAGAGTCCCGTAGGACTCCCTTGTAGCGAACGCCTCGCCCCCTACTAGAGGCTCGCCTACGGCGCATGCCACCACTCTACCGTCACCCAGGACCTCAAGCCCCCTTGAAGGCCAGGTCCTGGCTATGACGAGAACTAGGTCGCCCTCGACACTACGACCACTGCATGAGTAGCAGTAGGGCTTGAACGAGGCTGCAAGAGTTGCCGCCAGGAGCGATGCGGGGCCTAGTATAGACGCGAGACCCAGTACAACACCTATAATCCTGTTCCTAGCGAATGGGGAGAAGACTACAGACGCTAAGGCAGCGCACGCTACAGCCAGCCATGGAGGCAGGGATAGCTGTTGGGGATGAAACCCTAGCCATAATGCCGTAGCGAAGCCTAGGGCAGTAGCCAGGGCTGCAGGGCTGAGCCTACCCGCAGTAACCACCGCCTCTATAGATGGGTCGACATAGGGTCCTTCCTGCCCGGGCCTTGCAAGAACTCTAGCAACTGCCGCTGCAAGGAGGGAGACACCAGCGTAGACCGAAGGGTTCAACGGTATCTCGCCGTCCTTGGGCCAGAGGTAGAGAGGAAGGATTAGGGTTGAGAAGGCCGCTATAATACTGTTTGAGACCCTGTAGACAATGGCGCCCAGAAGCCAATAGACTGCCGTTAGACCGATGAACACCGTGTCCCCCAGGCCTTGGGCTGCTGCTATGAATAAAGGTGATAACACCGACACACCTATAAGGGAGGGTTTCAGATACCATCTCTGGCAGCCTCTGGCAACACCAGCCACGGCTACAGCACTCTCTAGCTCGCTAGGCCTAGACCATATAAGATGGGTATGAGGGTTAGTGTCTGTTAAGCCCTCTAGCTTCCGTTTAGATATTGTATGGCTGACTTTGTTTGTACGAGAAAGCAGGGCTACCGAGTGGTGGGCTATGGAGGAGTCTGCTGTTCCAGGGTGGGTTTTAGAGCTGCTGCGTGAGGCCGGATACAAGAGTCTGCTGCCGATACAGGAGAAGGCGTTCCCAATTATATATAGGGGTCTTAACGCCCTGGTCGTAGCGCCAACTGGCTCGGGCAAGACTGAGGCGGCTCTGGCCCCGCTGCTAGCTAGGCTGAGGAATGGGAGAGTGGCTAGCGGTGGCGGTGTTAAGGTAGTCTATGTTACACCCCTTAGGGCTCTCAATCGGGATCTAGAGGGTAGGGTTGAGAGGCTGGCGGGCCTCTTCGGCTATACAGTCCAGGTTAGGCATGGTGATACCGTCCAGTCTTCAAGGAGGAGGTTCCTTGAGAGGCCGCCGGATATAGTGATAACGACTCCTGAGAGCCTGGCTCTGCTTCTCACTGTTAAGAGGGCTAAGGAGGTCCTGAAGCAGGCTAGAGCCGTTGTTGTGGACGAGATTCACGAGTTAATGGAGAGCAAGAGAGGGGTGGAGCTCTCTCTAAACCTGGAGAAGCTGGAGCTCATGGCCGGGAGGAGGCTCCAGAGAATTGGGCTCTCGGCGACGGTGTCTAGGCACAGCCTCTACAGGGCAGCTTCCCTCCTAGGCGCTGGAAGGCATGTCTCAATGGTGTTAGACACGAGCCCCAAGGAGTATGATGTCAGGGTTGTGGTAGTGGGCGATGAGGGGAGATTTTGGGAGAACAGTGTTAAGGCTATAGCAGAGCTTGTAAAGGGGGAGGGGGGCTCCGTCCTCATATTCGCCAACACAAGGTCCACAGTAGAGACTCTAGCCTTCGCACTTTCCCGGGAGCTAGGAGAGGAAGTGCCAGCACACCACGGCAGCCTCTCACGCCATGTCAGGGAGCGTGTTGAGAGGGACTTCAAGGAAGGCAGGGTTAAGGCTATAGTAGCGACTAGCAGCCTCGAGCTGGGTATAGATGTGGGTAGGGTAGCCCTTGTTGTCCAGTTCCTCTCCCCCCGCCAGGTGACAGCTATGGTTCAGCGGGCTGGTAGGTCTGGACATAGGTTCGGGGAGAGGAGTAGAGCGGTGATAGTCACGATTGACAACGTTTTCGAGGTCCTCGAGTCACATGTAATAGCGTTTAGGGCTATGAAGGGAGATCTAGAGGACATCAGCATACCCAAGAAGCCTTACGATGCCCTGGCCCACTTCATGGCGGGGGCAGCCATAGACTCCGAACCCCCCACC from Aeropyrum pernix K1 encodes:
- the rpl12p gene encoding 50S ribosomal protein P1 → MAQEGKAYIHLALAIYYAGGKIDEETLKKAAEAIGMQVDEAKIKMLVASLEEVNLEEVLKQAVAAPVAAAAAAPAAAPAAEEKAEEEKKEEEEEKKEEEVDLSGLSGMFGF
- a CDS encoding 50S ribosomal protein L10, which gives rise to MSLVGQMYKREKPIPEWKTLMLRELEELFSKHRVVLFADLTGTPTFVVQRVRKKLWKKYPMMVAKKRIILRAMKAAGLELDDNLLDDLVRGQMLLVFADGNPFKIVKEVEKEKVAMPVKPGDKAETEIRIPEGMTNLTPGPILSVFGKLRIQYQVRGGKIYIAKETVVAKPGDVISEDLAGLLMALGIRPIEKGVRVKFAIDGGVLITEDLLRPDIEAFRGDVIDAAKEALGLATEIVYMPVPEAVESAIVKAALAASALAAETGFIAPGTVEDVVRKAIAEEAAVVALLGDKARELGIEEAAPAAAPAAEEKAEEEKKEEEEEKKEDQELSGLDSIFGGF
- a CDS encoding 50S ribosomal protein L1; the encoded protein is MSQETVLASIEEAIDKSLKLGRGKRFKQSVEIIVALKDIDLKSPQARIRETVFLPNRPPKEAKVCVVAHGDMELQAKEAGVEVLNRQDLQNLSQNKREVKKLARRCYWVLVRADLMGLAGRILGPALGPRGKAPVPVPPNANIKDLIERYKAAVWVRIRNQPQVMARIGTEDMSPRELAENALAVLQVIENRLGRGKISRIYVKKTMGPPVEVPAIG
- a CDS encoding transcription elongation factor Spt5 — its product is MEGGVDARFYAILVTSGAEVNVATIIAERARALGLDIRSIIVPPRIKGYVILEAHDPGDVYDATRGLRHVKRRRPLILKFEEVMKLVKPEVEIPALKPGQVVEIVAGAFKGMKARVIDVNQSKGQVTVSLLEPLFRATATIPIDEVRPVEE
- a CDS encoding protein translocase SEC61 complex subunit gamma, translated to MGIVDIAREYIVAWRRILTLARKPDEEEYSLLLKLNLLGFALVGGIGYLIHLGYIILTSG
- a CDS encoding Mut7-C RNAse domain-containing protein, encoding MGRRGDKEIGEARFIVDSMLGSLAKWLRLMGYDTLYSRTYSDWQILRIAKSSGRIIVTRDRWLHSKARKMGLKSIYIESLSTEERLAELSAKAGLDLRLEPERSRCPICNGVLEPVDKEAVRDRVPEATYRVVDKFYVCTRCGKVYWEGAHWRNMRKTLEEAIKLSRLRRS
- a CDS encoding CBS domain-containing protein, yielding MTSSVAQLLSTPVEEVAGKEVPVLDKDFSLAEILKAVEKAKIDRAFLTEGNSIRGVLTFRDILDKIATVRTKQAYIGGLHGSSFMNEPVKYVEVGREVSHALETMANGMFTSVPVVGAGGVVEGGITRFELARLVKDLEISQDTSVRDVMRTFLVSVNLQTRILHVRQLLYEYDISVIPVMDEGRFVGVVGLDELMAIIKSFYNLARGEPKRHTPLKYVIVADAIRMRPPVVTPDASLAEAAEKMLEKRYRAVVVVDSEKPVGFTSGLELANFLLTKKSS
- a CDS encoding DUF72 domain-containing protein, with the translated sequence MRVVVGTCGFQKSRKMHYKLLDAVEVQQTFYDPPPRSRLDSWRSEAPEDFEFTVKAWMLVTHGYNPRLWRRLKRRVAGDRSAYGGFKLTRENLWAWSVTLEAAEALKARIIVVQTPASFEASIENSERIVEFFNKAERGGFIIAWEPRGAWWENPNLLAETARKAGLVIAGDVLRGRLPPDEQELLYARLHGLGGGEVNYKYKYTDDDLKRLATTICGGLWSEAYVMFNNVYSFDDALRFKQVLREACKQ
- a CDS encoding DNA polymerase sliding clamp, which translates into the protein MFRLVYTASSKFKYIAQTLAKINDEGVFEFSLDGLRAWIMSPDKTSLAILEMPSLSFEEYMVEEEMRVVLRTDELNKISKRATRNDDIIFQWNAEEQALEVELRDRKLGFSRKFLVPATSVGAEEMRRLKLEPTVSFTILTDDLKAMIQDVKVVGDFAEFEASEGQVVVRSQAEEKEYEWVMKPGDVLLSLEVEEDAKSIYSRQVLEIATKPVGAAESVKVSFASDYPMKIEYTFPNGERMELYMAPSLAG